ggcaatttctcagtttttgttagATTCTGTGCATCTCCTGGGGGCTGAGCCCCCCCTGTCCTTAAAACCTAGTGACGCCCCTGAATGTggcatacaaaaataaatctaaaactAAATACTCTAAACCAAAAAATGGCTGTAACAATAATAGTTATTAGTGATTATTACCcagaaagtaaataaacatcaacaattCTTTCAGatgcttttatttagtttgttaatTTTACACATAAATGGACAAGTTCAACagtcagaaacagaaaatgtataaaaagttcaattgttttttaatacttcATGACTTTAGTAGTAATACTTCATGACTTTAGTAGTAATACTTCATGACTTTAGTAGTAATACTTCATGACTTTAGTAGTAATACTTCATGACTTTAGTAGTAATACTTCATGACTCTTCATGACTTTAGTAGTAATACTTCATGACTTTAGTAGTAATACATGCTTTATGATTTTAATGTGAATGTTATTCTCATGATGTCACTTCATCTtgaatgctaacgttagccctGCTCATGCTaatgtaagaaatgtaaatattggatgagattttaaagttgtaatttttcctgaatataaaatgttaatcattCCAGGTTCAATTTATTTCAAACTGAAGTTGATATTCTTTCAGAATTAGAATTATGTACTTTAGGAGAAAATCGTAATACTCAAATACTCAGCGTTGCACTCCAAtatctgctttatatttttgtacaattacaatacattttttcaataGGCTCTGTGCACCAGCCCCGTGACGTACTTCCGATCACTGGTCGGATCGGAAGTACGTCACGGGGCTGGTGCACAGAGCCTATTCTTTTATTCTATTCAAGTCCCaatatttcagaataaagtcCCAATATTTCAAATCTTTGTTACTGTTGGATCTGTAAAgatcttttattctgaaggtttGGGTAAGAGCGATGACTCCGTCAGTGAGCATAGAGTGTTTGTACCAAGCAGCGCCTCCTGCTGGATCGGAGCAGGCAGAGACCTGGAGCTGGATCTAAAGCATGATAGAGAGTTAGTATTCCTGGGTTAGGGTTTATATGGAGCTCGGTGGGGAAGCTGAAGAGCCGACCCGAGTGCCCGCTCACGTTAAAGCTGATGATTGAGTCTTTAGGGTCTCATGGCGGTGTGTTTCCTGAACGCTCTCTGGATCACGGCTGCAGCcacctcttcctgtttcctctgcagGGTGCTGCTAATTGGTCCACAGGACACCTGAAGATTTAAATCAAGGTAGCTTTGACgatatacaaataatacaataataaacagGATTAATGAAGATGCAGATAACTACgcaatgaataataaatatataggTGATGGTGATATAATATTATCAGATACATCCTGAACAATAAATATAGTTAAAACCTTTGACGGAAAGCTTTCCTGCAGTCTGAGTCTGAGAGAGTTCCCCGAGTCagcacacacctgaacacaggCAACAATTAATAATAACGAtcattgtaataataataactataaaaataataataatagtgttACCTGTGCCGCTAGAGCCACCAGGATGTCCTCGCAGTGAATTTGGTCTCCGGGCTGCAGAGGCAGGTCCATGTTGATCAGTCTGATGCTGTTTGGTTTAGGAATCCTGAGAGGATCCTGCAGAGCATCGCAGAAATCTGACAGCTCGCTGCGGAGAGacaggttttattattttagagaCTCTAGAAAAGATTGGCATCTTGATAGTGTGACATGTAGATCATTATAGATCTATACTGCTGTCCATTCTGCagtgttctctctctccccttcagCTTTCCCCTGTCACTCCCTGAAGGCCTTATTCAGGTGTGCATTGGACTGAGGTgtggggaaggggggggggggggcaaggggaacaaagagagagggaaatgtttggtagcagaaaagaaaaatagtttaggacggtgaggaaggaaggaaaaaaggggAGCCTAGCCTTTAGCTAGATGGGGTTCTTTATTTGTGGAGAGAGTTAACCTGTAAATTAACCGGGGATATAAGGCTGGCATTAGGAGCCTTTAGAGCCCCGGAACCAGATTCAAACACAGCGTCAACCCCTACTTTTCCTTTGGATATTATTTTTTGTGgatattcttcttctttttgcagAGTTTTTGACTTGctggaatatatttttgttgagtGACTTTGGTACTATTTTTTTGGCCTATCCTATGGATTGCAATTTAAGTTGGACATTTATTGAGAAATACTCCAGAATGTTTCTATGTTTGTACTtttgttggagctgtgtgtatgttttgggCTCATTCAACTGTGTATTAGCAGCGAGACCTACGTTGTTTCGGGTTTAGTTGGGGGGTAACATTATCAGTTAGTGGACACTTAATACCTCAGTCCCACTCCTTGCCAGGTTGAATAACCCCAGTAGCTCCCAAATCTTTTTTCTTGGGTAACTAGGCTTAGAATACAAGCTGATTGTTACAATAGTTCAAACCAAAGTGATACAGATCAAATAGTTAGTTTGGACTCACTTGTACTCTATGAACTGTGAGCTCTCTGGGTCAAACTTCCTCCAGGTTTTGCAGAAGTTCTCGAGGTGGTGGTCGCTCAGCCTCTGGGCGACCTCAGGGCCAAAGACCTCCAGCATGACAGCGATGTACATGTTGACCACCAGCAGGAAGCTAAGGTAGATGTGGGCACTGAAGAAGACGATGGCGAGGGCTGGGCTGCCACAGTCCCCTCTGATGGCGGATCCCGGGTTAAGGATGTCAGGGTCACAGTCCGGCGGCGTCCTCATGAGGGGACTCAGCAAATCGCCCCACGAAGCCGAAGAGGAGATCATGAACACACAGAATAGGCTGCTCCCAAACGTCTCGAAGTTAAACATGTCGTCGATCATCCCCTGCTTCCTCACAAAGGCGAAGTTCAACATGCCGAAGATCGAGGAGGTGAAcatgaggaggagaaggaggacgCCGATGTTCAACAGGGCAGGAATTGACATCATGAAGGCCAAAAGCAGCTTCCTGATGCTCGGAGCCCAGCAGAGGACACGGAGAACATGAATAGCTCGCAGTATGAGGAAGATATTGGGAGGGAAGAAATAAAAGATAACGTAATCCTCCATTAAGAACCCTGAAGAGtgagacacagggagagacacacagtgaGACACAGATTGAGAcacagactgagagacagagagtacAACAGAGTGATACACAGAGTGACACAGACTGAGACACAGAGTGAGACACAGAGTGAGACACATAGTGACACAAACTGAGACACagagtgagacacagagacacagagagagagagagtgcaacagagtgagacacagagtgaaacacagactgagacacagagagaaagacagtgagacagagagtgagacactgagacacagcGAGTGTGACCGAGTGAGACACAGAGTGACACAGTGTgagacagagacggagagtGTGACagagtgaaacacacactgatacactgagacacagagagtgtGACAGGGTGAGACACATAGCGACACTGACTGatacacaaagagaaagagagtgtgacAGAGTGAGACACAGAGTGACAcagactgagacacagagagtaaTACGGAGTGACAGAGAGTGCGACAGAGTGAAACACACAGGCTGAGTCACAGAGTGCGACAgtgtgagacacagagagtaAGAAAGTGCGACAGTGTGAGACACAGAGGGTAAGAGAGTGCGACagagtgagacacagagagacagaaagtgcGACAGAGTGAGACACAGAGTGAAACACAGATTGAGATAcaggctgagagacagagagtgcgacagagtgagacacagagtgatgcacagagagacagaaagtgcGACAGAGTGAGACACAtagtgacacagagagaaagacagtgCGACAGAGTGAGACACAGAGTGACACAGACTGAGACAcagactgagacacagagagtgcgacagagtgagacacagactgacacagagagaaagagagtgtgacAGAGTGAGACGCAGACAGTctgacagagagtgagacagagagtgcgacagagtgagacacagagtaacacagactgagacacagagagtaaGACGGAGTGACACACAGActgagacagagagtgagacacagagagacaggtgcgacagagtgagacagactgagagacagagagtgcgAAAGAGTGAGAGGCAGAGTGAAACATAGgctgagacacagagagtgcgacagagtgagacacagagagtaAGACGGAGTGACACACAGActgagacagagagtgagacacaAACCGAGACACAgagtgtgagacagagagagacatggagtgAGACTCACCAGTGATGCACACGAGCAGCACCAGGATGTCCATGATGTTGAGGGCGTCGGTGAAGAAGTGCTTTCTGAGCGCTGTGACCTTCAGCATGAACTCCAGCAGGAAGAGGACCAAGACCAGGAGGTGAATATAAGACAGGAAGACCTCCATCTCATTACTCATCTCATCCTGCTCCAACATCAGGCCCACCAGCCTCAGGCCGATCACCAAAACTACCAGCACCTCGAACCACACCGAGGAAACCAGGTCCAGGAGGCGAGCCTGGAGGCAGTTCTGAATCACCAGAGGGATTATTCAGGGAGGCAGTCCAAGACTAGGAGACAAATGCTGCAGTTCCTCTAATTCAGAATATCTTTTATTCTGAGAATTAGAGTGTATTCTGGGTATCTTCAGAGCGCATTCAGGGTGCATTCAGAGtatgttcagagtgtgttcagagtgtgttcagagtgtgttcagagtgtattcagagtgtgttcagagtgtgttcagagtgtattcagagtgtgttcagagtatgttcagtgtgtgcagagtgtgttcagagtgtattcagagtatgttcagagtgtattcagagtatgttcagagtgtgttcagagtgtattcagagtgtgttcagagtatgttcagtgtgtgcagagtgtgttcagagtgtgttcagagtgtgttcagagtgtgttcagagtgtattcagagtgtattcagagtgtattcagagtgtgttcagagtgtattcagagtgtgttcagagtgtgttcagagtgtattcagagtgtgttcagagtgtgttcagagtatgttcagagtatgttcagagtgtattcagagtgtcttcagagtgtgttcagagtgtattcagagtgtgttcagagtgtcttcagagtatgttcagagtgtgttcagagtgtattcagagtgtgttcagagtatgttcagagtgtgttcagagtatgttcagagtgtattcagagtgtgttcagagtgtgttcagagtatgttcagagtgtattcagagtgtgttcagagtgtgttcagagtgtgttcagagtgtgttcagagtatgttcagagtatgttcagagtgtattcagagtgtattcagagtgtcttcagagtatgttcagagtgtgttcagagtatGTTCAGAGTGTATTCAGAGTATGTTCAGAGTCTGTTCAGAGTgtattcagagtgtgttcagagtgtgttcagagtgtattcagagtgtattcagagtgtattcagagtgtgttcagagtatGTTCAGAGTATGTTCAGAGTATGTTCAGAGTATGTTCAGAGTGTCTTCAGAGtatgttcagagtgtgttcagagtatgttcagagtgtattcagagtgtgttcagagtgtgttcagagtatgttcagagtatgttcagagtatgttcagagtgtattcagagtgtattcagagtgtattcagagtgtgttcagagtgtgttcagagtgtgttcagagtatgttcagagtatgttcagagtgtattcagagtgtcttcagagtatgttcagagtatgttcagagtgtattcagagtgtcttcagagtgtgttcagagtgtgttcagagtatGTTCAGAGTGTATTCAGAGTATGTTCAGAGTCTGTTCAGAGTgtattcagagtgtgttcagagtgtgttcagagtgtattcagagtgtgttcagagtgtgttcagagtgtgttcagagtgtgttcagagtgtattcagagtgtgttcagagtatgttcagagtgtattcagagtgtgttcagagtgtgttcagagtatgttcagagtatgttcagagtatgttcagagtgtattcagagtgtattcagagtgtattcagagtgtgttcagagtgtgttcagagtgtgttcagagtatgttcagagtatgttcagagtgtattcagagtgtcttcagagtatgttcagagtatgttcagagtgtattcagagtgtcttcagagtgtgttcagagtgtgttcagagtgtattcagagtgtgttcagagtgtattcagagtgtgttcagagtgtgttcagagtgtattcagagtgtgttcagagtatgttcagagtgtattcagagtgtgttcagagtatgttcagagtatgttcagagtgtattcagagtgtgttcagagtatgttcagagtatgttcagagtgtgttcagagtgtgttcagagtgtgttcagagtatGTTCAGAGTGTACTCTGGGTATCTTCAGAGTGTATTCAGAGTATCTGGCTCTCCTGTCAGTCTGAACCCACCTGAGGTCGGGGAACAGTTTTGGTGGGTCTCAGCACTCGGTTCTTCAGAGACTCAAAacatctctgctgctgctttgtgtaGAACATCTGTTTCCCTGagtgaagacaaaaacacaagtaaacaccaaatcctgtctgtctgtctgtctgtctgtctgtctgtctgtctgtctgtctgtctgtctgtctgtctgtctgtctgtctgtctgtctgtctgtctgtctgtctgtctgtctgtctgtctgtctgtctgtctgtctgtctgtctctcggTACATAtcttgtgtctctgcaggtggtTGATGAAGACTCTGATGAAGAGATTGTAGGTAAAGAAGGAGCTGATGAGGACGAAGAAGATGTAGTACAGGTAGGCGACGGGTTGGGCCCCTAAGATGGGCTGAGACtcaatctacacacacacacacacacacacacacacacacatattctaaTGATGAAGTGCAGCTTGTTGTTGGAGAGGATTACTGCGGTAGGATGAGGGCTCAAAGTACTAACCCAGGTGGCGTCCACCGCTGAGAACATGACGTCCATGTTGTCTGCTGCGGCGccctgacaaacaaacacaacccgTAGTGAGCACACACCTCctgctttgtgtgtttctggtgtgtgtgtgtgtgtgtgtgtgtgtgtgtgtgtgtgtgtgtgtgtgtgtgttcctgatgTGGGTGTTTGTTACAGCTCCTCAGGCTGCAGCTGTAACACACAAatcaagaacacacacacaggaagttaaGGACCGACCAGGTGCAGCAGCGACAGGTGAGCCCTCAGGACGTCGTCGTAGTTTAACTCCCGGTTCCTCCATTGGACGGAGTGGTTCTCATACATCAGTTCCATACACTGCGTCTTATTGTCCACCTGTCCAGCTGCAAACACCTGTCCTGATGTCTCGTTCACACAGTGACTGAACTTCCCTGCAAACAGGTTCACCCCGAACACGCTGAAAACATGCAGCATATGCAGAACCACCAGCAGCACCGGCAGCAGGGCTGGGGCCCCCCCCCAGCAGAGAGCACACCACCACctggagacagacagggagagacagacaggtcaacacctgcagacagacagggagagacagacaggtcaacacctgcagacagacagggagagacagacagataatcatctgcagacagaaagggagagacagacagagagagacagacatggagagacagacaggaacagacagacaggtcaacacctgcagacagacagggagagacagacaggtcaacacctgcagacagacagggagagacagacagataatcatctgcagacagaaagggagagacagacagataatcATATGCAGACtgaaagggagagacagacagagagagacagacaggaacagacagacaggtcaacATCTGCTGACaatgtacaaaaaaatatgCAGATGTCGATAGGTCAACTGCAGACCGACAagggtgagacagacaggtcaacATCTGcggagacagggagagacagaaaggtaGAGACAGACATGTGGAGGTTGAATGAAGACGTGTCTCACCCTCAGACCTTGGAAGTGAGACAGGAGCCTCAGGGGCCCCAGAGCTCGGAGGCTCCGCAGAATCAGTAAGAACCCGATAGAGACAAACCCAAAGGCCTCGGCACCCAGAGACACCAGGAACACCTGCAACGCCCATATAAGTACTTCCTGATATTAAGATACAACAATAACAggaagctgttgttgttgtatctCAATGACAGCTTCCTGTTATTGATATACAACAGCTTCCTGTCAGCTTGAAATATATGGTTTGGACTCTCACGTGGAGGACGAGGAAGTCGAAGCAGCACCAGCCGTCGCTGAAGTACTTGCGGAGTCCCAGAGCACTCCACTTGAGGAGCATCtcgcagaagaagaagagggtgaGCAGCTGATCGGCTCGACGCAGCACCGTCTGCAGCAGCGGCCACTGATGAAGGTGAATGTCCTCGAACGCCTGTCAAATGACCACAGACACAATGCACACTGAACCCCCACAGAGACACCAAGCCATATATGGACTTCAGAGTGTGTATCTACCAGAGCCAGGCTGCTCAGCacgatgatgaggatgatgaagagctCAAAAAACTGGTGCAGAACGATGCAGAGGCAGACTCTCCTGAAGCTAGACCAGAACCTCCCTGCTCCACGGGACGTGTCTACGACCAGGAAGGGACAGCAGCCGTAACactctgaaatataaacaaagacaCTGATGCtgttctctgattggctgtgataatgttctctgattggctgtgataatgttctctgattggctgtgataATGTTCTCCGATTGGCTGTGATAAtgttctctgattggctgtgataATGTTCTCTGATAGGCTGTGTTACTGGTCTATGATGGCTGTGTTActggtctctgattggctgtgttgctggtctctgattggctgtgataatgttctctgattggctgtgatgttctctgattggctgcaaaacaaatgtacaaataatgcgataatggaatattaaatcagtataatgtaaatgttaagTGTACACTttaagtccagttcacagagagtcctgcagccagaggggggCTCTGCACTAACTCTGTACTATAACTCCCCTCTGGTTTAACATGCACACCTTGACGCTTAACATTGTACATGtgttctctgattggctgtgttgctggtctctgattggctgtgttgctggtctctgattggctgtgttaCTGGTCTATGATGGCTGTGTTGctggtctctgattggctgtgttactggtctctgattggctgtgttaCTGGTCTATGATGGCTGTGTTGCTGGTCTCTGATAGGCTGTGTTACCGGTCTATGATGGCTGTGTTGCTGGTCTATGATGGCTGTGTTGCTGGTCTATGATGGCTGTGTTGctggtctctgattggctgtgttgctggtctctgattggctgtgttgctggtctctgattggctgtgttgCTGGTCTATGATTGGCTGTGTTActggtctctgattggctgtgttgctggtctctgattggctgtgttactggtctctgattggctgtgttgCTGGTCTATGATTGGCTGTGTTActggtctctgattggctgtgttgctggtctctgattggctgtgttaCTGGTCTATGATGGCGGTGTTGCTGGTCTCTGATTGGCTCGTACTGTGGCTGCAGCAGTCCTCAGGGTCTTCATGCTGATGGCCTTCAGGAGacttctgcagaaaaaaaattcAAACTGAGTTTAAAGAGTACCACACGTGTTCAGAGTACTGCACATACTCAGAGTACTGCACATACTCAGAGTACTGCACATACTCAGAGTACTGCACATACTCAGAGTACTGCACATACTCAGAGTATTGCACATACTCAAAGTACTGCACATACTCAGAGTACTGCACATACTCAGACAGAGTACTGCACATACTCAGACAGAGTACTGCACATACTCAGAGTACTGCACATACTCAGAGTACTGAACATACTCAGACAGAGTACTGCACATGCTCAGACAGAGTACTGCAGATACTCAGACGACTGTACATACTCAGACAGAGTACTGCACATACTCGGACAGAGTACTGCACATACTCAAAGTACTGCACATACTCAGAGTACTGAACATACTCAGACAGAGTACTGCACATACTCAGACAGAGTACTGCACATACTCAGAGTACTGCACATACTCAGACAGAGTACTGCACATACTCAGACGACTGCACATACTCAGACAGAGTACTGCACATACTCAGAGTACTGCACATACTCAGAGTACTGCACATACTCATACCACTGCACATACTCAGACAGAGTACTGCACATATTCAGACAGAGTACTGCACATACTCAGAGTACTGCACATACTCAGACAGAGTACTGCACATACTCAGAGTACTGCAACTACTCAGACAGAGTACTGCACATACTCAGAGTACTGCAACTACTCAGACAGAGTACTGCACATACTCAGACAGAGTACTGCACATACTCAGAGTACTGCACATACTCAGAGTACTGCACATACTCATACGACTGCACATACTCAGACAGAGTACTGCACATATTCAGACAGAGTACTGCACATACTCAGAGTACTGCACATACTCAGACAGAGTACTGCACATACTCAGAGTACTGCAACTACTCAGACAGAGTACTGCACATACTCAGAGTACTGCAACTACTCAGACAGAGTACTGCACATACTCAGACAGAGTACTGCACATACTCCgaaatactgcagtataacAGAAGAGCGTTTACTGATTCCTCTTTCTGTCCCGGCGCCTCCGCGGGCACTTGATGGTCTCCGCTGATCATGATGTCTAAAGCCAGTAGCTCCTTCCTGTTCACTTCCTgcgtgtctctctctgtcatcaAACGCAGAGAGCAATGAGTCATCAGATTAAAGAGAGTAAACCCTTTCATGATAAAAGGACCTGTCCACAGGACTCACAGTGGATAGGGATTTAAATACAACTCTAGAGCCTTGTCTGGTCTGGTCTTACCTGTGAGCTCTGGGTTAACACCGGCCTTCTTCCCAAGCAGATTCCCAACAGCCCTGTAGATTCGGCTCAAAGCGATCTGATTCACGTCTGGACCTGAAGGACTATCACCACTGAGCGGACTCAGCAACAAGGCCAGGAACAGATTCAGGACCTGGAACAAGAAAGAGAGTTATGACTAGATCCAAAACAAAAGGGAGTCAGGACCCGTAACAATATCCGATTCCACATTCGCTACTTTAAACTAGACCAGTGGAGGTTGATATaacaaaagttatttttgtgAATGCAAGCACACATAAAGTCAGCTGACATATTACTACTAAGGTCACATAGAGACCAGAATCCTATAGGATCGCTTAAGCAGATTTAGACTAGACCAGGAACAGATTTAGGACCTTAAACTAGGCCGGGAACAGATTTAGGACCTGGAACAACGTTCTTGTTTGAACGCATATTCAAGCCCCTAAAGTGCAGGCATGTTTAAGGGGTCTGATCTGTCTGAACCGCTGGTGGATCTGGCAGAAGCCTGGCAAGCTGAAGTCTTGCGTTATCTCGTGATTCTTATGATGTGTCTGATATCCAGCTTTAGACCTGCTGGACTAAAGGAGCAGAAACCTGCAGAACTAACCAGCAGGTTTCCTATGACGATGACCATCATGAAGAACATCAGACACAAGGGCTGGCTGGAGACCTCCATGCAGTCCCACAGGGCCTGGATCCAGTCCCCGAACAGGACTCTGATGATGACGAGGAAGGCGTGGAAGAAGTCCGTCATGTGCCAACGAGGAAGCTTGCAGTCTGCCGAGATACGACAGACCTGATCTTTGTAGTTCTCCCCAAAAAGCTGCATGCCAGCAACGGAGAAGATGAAGACcacgatgaagaggaggactGTCAGGTTCTTCAGAAGACTCACAGCCGTCCAGATGATCTTCATCATCATATGAAGGGTTGGCCACCAGCGGGCCAGCCGGAGGACCCGCATCTGAACACAAGTTTATTCTGCTTAATTTTTCCTCCTGTCACCATCACAGACTGCTttattgatgatgatgatgatgaagaggaggatgtggTGGCACTGACCAATAGGAGGAAACGCAGGTTGATGATGTCGCTCAGGAGCAGCAGACTGACGAAGACAATGATGCTGTCATAGATGTTCCAGGACACCTGTAACCAAGGCAACAGAAACACAcgttaccatggcaacagctATCTTCACTGAGTCgctgacaaacaggaagtctcACCTGGAAGTATCCATACGGGTCCATGGCCACGAGTTTGAGGAGCATCTCAACGGCGAAGATCCCCGTGAAGACCTGAGAGGTGGAGCAGagacaggtggagcacagacaggtggagcacagacatgtggagcacagacaggtggagcacagacaggtggagcacagacatgtggagcacagacaggtggagcacagacatgtggagcacagacaggtggagcacagacaggtggagcacagacatgtggagcacagacatgtggagcacagacatgtggagcacagacaggtggagcacagacaggtggagcacagacaggtggagcacagacatgtggagcacagacatgtggagcacagacaggtggagcacagacatgtggagcacagacaggtggagcacagacaggtggagcacagacatgtggagcacagacaggtggagcacagacaggtggagcacagacatgtggagcacagacaggtggagcacagacatgtggagcacagacaggtggagcacagacatgtggagcacagacaggtggagcacagacatgtggagcacagacaggtggagcacagacatgtggagcacagacaggtggagcacagacaggtggagcacagacatgtggagcacagacatggggagcacagacaggtggagcacagacaggtggagcacagacaggtggagcacagacaggtggagcacagacatgtggagcaca
Above is a genomic segment from Eleginops maclovinus isolate JMC-PN-2008 ecotype Puerto Natales chromosome 2, JC_Emac_rtc_rv5, whole genome shotgun sequence containing:
- the LOC134874061 gene encoding LOW QUALITY PROTEIN: sodium channel protein type 4 subunit alpha B-like (The sequence of the model RefSeq protein was modified relative to this genomic sequence to represent the inferred CDS: deleted 1 base in 1 codon) yields the protein MFKLQRRDKRDRHTDRQTMSSGQSFFKMWILKQDVLQRDERRLFPPQLKQLMVGGVRAALQGTRMASLLPPVGTETFRRLKLASREQVQHQDRQTTEVTKLEAGKPLPFYFGDPPPEFLNVPLEELDPFYQLQKTFVVLSRGNVLHRFHSGPALYLLSAFNPLRRVAIRTLTHSLFSLFILLTILSSCVFMTLSHPPEWSRTVERVFIAIFTFEAVVKVMSRGLCAGHFTFLRDGWNWLDVLVICTGYLTQFVDVRMFTVLSSVTRVLKIIPVLPGLKTTVGDLVQSVKRLTGVIILALFLLGLCALVGQQLFMGDLKHKCVVWSAELIEHHSSLYNHSSQYNYSSQYNYSQYINNRANMYFLPGHSEPLLCGNRSSAGACPLGYNCLRTNGNPDYGYTSFDSFGWSLLSVVRLVSKDFWENLMLQVLRVAGKTFLCFFLLVVFPAGFCVLGLMVAVVAMAASEQQEAAVSEFKKREEEFSQIVEAIKRNEEKEAACRGTLPPGQEGGAKESMEGLGKVQHSCPACCAVCADVLLKWNCCDCWRGLKQHLHALVTHPLFDLGIILCLVLNTIFMSLEHFPMTVEFESMLNDAQLVFTGIFAVEMLLKLVAMDPYGYFQVSWNIYDSIIVFVSLLLLSDIINLRFLLLMRVLRLARWWPTLHMMMKIIWTAVSLLKNLTVLLFIVVFIFSVAGMQLFGENYKDQVCRISADCKLPRWHMTDFFHAFLVIIRVLFGDWIQALWDCMEVSSQPLCLMFFMMVIVIGNLLVLNLFLALLLSPLSGDSPSGPDVNQIALSRIYRAVGNLLGKKAGVNPELTERDTQEVNRKELLALDIMISGDHQVPAEAPGQKEESKSPEGHQHEDPEDCCSHKCYGCCPFLVVDTSRGAGRFWSSFRRVCLCIVLHQFFELFIILIIVLSSLALAFEDIHLHQWPLLQTVLRRADQLLTLFFFCEMLLKWSALGLRKYFSDGWCCFDFLVLHVFLVSLGAEAFGFVSIGFLLILRSLRALGPLRLLSHFQGLRVVVCSLLGGAPALLPVLLVVLHMLHVFSVFGVNLFAGKFSHCVNETSGQVFAAGQVDNKTQCMELMYENHSVQWRNRELNYDDVLRAHLSLLHLGAAADNMDVMFSAVDATWIESQPILGAQPVAYLYYIFFVLISSFFTYNLFIRVFINHLQRHKSGKQMFYTKQQQRCFESLKNRVLRPTKTVPRPQNCLQARLLDLVSSVWFEVLVVLVIGLRLVGLMLEQDEMSNEMEVFLSYIHLLVLVLFLLEFMLKVTALRKHFFTDALNIMDILVLLVCITGFLMEDYVIFYFFPPNIFLILRAIHVLRVLCWAPSIRKLLLAFMMSIPALLNIGVLLLLLMFTSSIFGMLNFAFVRKQGMIDDMFNFETFGSSLFCVFMISSSASWGDLLSPLMRTPPDCDPDILNPGSAIRGDCGSPALAIVFFSAHIYLSFLLVVNMYIAVMLEVFGPEVAQRLSDHHLENFCKTWRKFDPESSQFIEYNELSDFCDALQDPLRIPKPNSIRLINMDLPLQPGDQIHCEDILVALAAQVCADSGNSLRLRLQESFPSKVSCGPISSTLQRKQEEVAAAVIQRAFRKHTAMRP